A single genomic interval of bacterium harbors:
- a CDS encoding DUF2905 domain-containing protein has translation MEDQLAFLRLLLVLLVLSVAVVAGMLFLQHIPLIGMLPGDMEFDFPGISIYIPITTTILLSVLLTLVAYLVHRHSK, from the coding sequence ATGGAAGATCAGCTCGCATTTCTTCGTCTCCTTCTCGTATTGCTGGTGCTGTCAGTGGCAGTCGTTGCAGGCATGCTTTTTCTGCAGCACATCCCCCTCATCGGGATGCTGCCCGGCGACATGGAGTTCGATTTCCCCGGTATTTCGATTTATATCCCCATCACCACGACCATTCTGCTCAGTGTACTCCTGACCCTGGTCGCGTATCTCGTTCATCGTCACTCAAAGTAG
- a CDS encoding purine-nucleoside phosphorylase has protein sequence MTELRAMMEEAVAYIRKQTPTAPAVGIILGTGLGGLVQEIETEVVLDYGDIPHFPISTVESHQGKLIIGRLAGIPVIAMQGRFHYYEGYSLKQVTFPVRVMHALGVRTLLISNAAGGMNPTFRRGDIMVIWDHINLIGDNPLIGPNDDTLGPRFPDMSEAYNNELIAMAEQVALDNAISLRKGVFVAVAGPNLETRAEYRFLRGIGADAVGMSTVPENIVAVHMGMRVLAFSIITDECFPDALEPVDVPAIIQTANETEPRLRALMKGVVERLTA, from the coding sequence GAATTGCGCGCCATGATGGAAGAAGCCGTGGCGTATATACGAAAGCAGACACCGACGGCACCGGCCGTCGGTATTATTCTTGGCACCGGCCTTGGCGGACTCGTGCAGGAAATCGAGACCGAGGTCGTCCTTGACTATGGTGATATCCCGCATTTCCCGATTTCGACCGTGGAGTCGCATCAGGGCAAACTCATCATCGGCAGGCTTGCCGGTATCCCGGTCATCGCCATGCAGGGCCGCTTTCACTACTATGAGGGCTATTCACTCAAGCAGGTGACGTTTCCGGTACGCGTCATGCACGCCCTCGGTGTGAGGACACTGCTGATTTCCAACGCCGCGGGTGGAATGAACCCGACCTTCCGTCGGGGCGATATCATGGTCATCTGGGATCATATCAACCTCATCGGTGACAATCCGCTGATCGGTCCCAATGATGACACCCTCGGTCCGCGTTTTCCTGATATGAGCGAGGCATACAACAATGAATTGATCGCCATGGCAGAGCAGGTCGCACTCGATAATGCGATTTCGCTGCGAAAGGGTGTATTCGTCGCCGTGGCCGGACCGAATCTCGAAACGCGTGCGGAGTACCGTTTCCTCCGTGGCATCGGGGCGGATGCCGTCGGCATGTCTACCGTACCCGAGAACATTGTCGCCGTGCATATGGGAATGCGTGTCCTCGCGTTTTCCATCATCACCGATGAGTGCTTCCCCGATGCACTCGAACCCGTAGATGTGCCGGCGATCATTCAAACGGCAAATGAAACCGAGCCGCGTCTTCGTGCTCTTATGAAAGGAGTGGTCGAGCGCCTCACGGCGTAG